In Ruania zhangjianzhongii, the following proteins share a genomic window:
- a CDS encoding glycoside hydrolase family 2 TIM barrel-domain containing protein, whose translation MDLSSVPYYDDPAPGSGRRHPRADFTSDAARLNLNGQWAFALSPTAAGTGESFSDPDLDLTGWGEIDVPSHWVLRGHDVPLYTNTAFPFPIDPPYAPTANPTGDYRRTFDLPAGWRAEGSVLRFQGVDSCGRVWLNGVELGHSKGSRLPFEFDTGAALRESGNVLCVRVHRWSSGSYLEDQDMWWLPGIFRDVELLERPAGCLDDLFVYADYDHHTGAGRLRVETTGRGGAAVTGELSIPEVGLVGVPTNADHRIAHVEPWSAEVPRLYQATVQVGAEQVDVPVGFRTISVADGVLRVNGRQVHLRGVNRHEHDPDHGRALSVATMRQDILMMKQHNLNAVRTAHYPPHPEFLRLCDKLGLWVVDESDLETHGFIYADWDGNPVDDPTWEPALLDRTARMVERDKNHPSVIIWSLGNESEGGSGFAAIERWLRERDPSRPLHYERDRTYAQSDFYSLMYPSLDDLRAIAQRTEPPPEALADDPALEERRRALPFLLCEYAHAMGNGPGSLADYQEILESSDRMAGAFVWEWIDHGIRRTEPDGSHDFWHGGRFDYEPNGGSFCLDGLVRPDRTPSPGLIELAKVLEPVRLSVTEQAVLVRNAHDVLSSAHLDFVWEITRDGEVCGSGELPVPVLEPGAQASVPLPTLPEPVEGPGEVWLTVSARLRAPTPWAEAEHEVAWGQGRLTPELRTPPQSPAAAGRMTGNAPAGAAAGNPPVGAAPGNAPAGARPAVLQVGPARLDARTGEVLALGDWEVSGFGLHVWRAPTENDRGQGELNNLVKVWRAVGLDRMAHRTTSVTPLEQGLQVSARVAPATQAFGLDVTYTWTPAEDHSVRLQVGVAPYGPWQDTPIGHHQVTLPRLGLRLELPAGLDQVSWFGLGPGESYRDSHTAAKVGSYRARIDDLDFGYVVPQESGNRHRTRRLELIGPGFAPLRVSGVPTFDFSARRWSDEALDTAVAAYQLRAEDRVYLHLDHAQHGLGSSSCGPATPARYRVEPAATTFTVVFATDAP comes from the coding sequence TTGGACCTGAGCTCCGTGCCGTACTACGACGACCCGGCCCCTGGTTCCGGGCGCCGCCACCCCCGCGCCGACTTCACCTCCGACGCCGCCCGGCTGAACCTGAACGGACAGTGGGCCTTTGCGCTCAGCCCCACGGCAGCCGGCACGGGGGAGAGCTTCTCCGACCCGGACCTGGACCTGACCGGCTGGGGCGAGATCGACGTCCCCTCGCACTGGGTGCTGCGTGGCCACGATGTGCCGCTCTACACCAACACCGCATTCCCGTTCCCGATCGATCCCCCCTACGCGCCGACGGCGAACCCCACCGGGGACTATCGGCGCACCTTCGACCTTCCGGCCGGGTGGCGCGCCGAGGGCAGCGTGCTCCGGTTCCAAGGAGTGGACTCCTGCGGGCGGGTCTGGCTGAACGGGGTGGAGCTGGGGCACTCGAAAGGCAGCCGGCTGCCGTTCGAGTTCGACACCGGCGCCGCCCTGCGGGAGTCCGGCAACGTGCTCTGCGTCCGGGTGCACCGGTGGTCCTCCGGCAGCTACCTGGAGGATCAGGACATGTGGTGGCTGCCCGGGATCTTCCGGGACGTCGAGCTGCTCGAGCGGCCGGCCGGCTGCCTGGACGACCTGTTCGTGTATGCCGATTACGACCACCACACTGGCGCCGGCCGGCTCCGGGTGGAGACCACCGGGCGTGGCGGCGCTGCGGTCACCGGAGAGCTGAGCATCCCCGAGGTCGGCCTGGTCGGTGTACCCACCAACGCTGACCACCGGATCGCCCACGTTGAGCCCTGGAGTGCCGAGGTGCCGCGGCTGTACCAGGCCACGGTGCAGGTCGGCGCCGAGCAGGTGGACGTGCCGGTGGGCTTTCGCACGATCAGCGTGGCTGACGGTGTGCTGCGGGTGAACGGCCGCCAGGTGCACCTGCGTGGCGTCAACCGGCACGAGCACGACCCGGACCACGGCCGGGCACTGAGTGTGGCCACGATGCGCCAGGACATCCTGATGATGAAGCAGCACAACCTGAACGCGGTGCGCACCGCCCACTACCCACCGCACCCGGAGTTCCTCCGCCTGTGCGACAAGCTCGGGCTGTGGGTGGTGGACGAGAGCGACCTGGAGACGCACGGCTTCATCTACGCCGACTGGGACGGTAACCCGGTCGACGACCCCACCTGGGAGCCGGCGCTGCTGGACCGCACCGCCCGGATGGTGGAGCGGGACAAGAACCATCCGTCGGTGATCATTTGGTCGCTCGGCAACGAGAGCGAAGGCGGCAGTGGCTTCGCCGCGATCGAACGCTGGCTGCGCGAGCGGGATCCGAGCCGGCCGCTGCACTACGAGCGTGACAGGACCTACGCCCAGTCCGACTTCTACTCCCTGATGTACCCCTCCCTGGACGATCTGCGTGCGATCGCACAGCGCACCGAGCCTCCCCCGGAGGCGCTGGCCGATGACCCGGCGCTGGAGGAACGCCGTCGAGCCCTCCCGTTCCTGCTCTGCGAGTACGCCCATGCCATGGGCAACGGCCCCGGCTCGCTGGCCGACTATCAGGAGATCCTGGAATCCTCGGACCGGATGGCCGGGGCGTTCGTGTGGGAGTGGATCGACCACGGCATCCGCCGCACCGAGCCCGATGGCTCGCACGACTTCTGGCACGGTGGCCGATTCGACTATGAACCGAACGGGGGCAGCTTCTGCCTCGACGGGCTGGTCCGTCCCGATCGCACGCCCTCGCCCGGTCTGATCGAGCTGGCCAAAGTGCTCGAACCGGTGCGGCTGAGCGTGACCGAGCAGGCCGTGCTGGTGCGGAACGCCCACGACGTGCTCAGCAGCGCCCACCTCGACTTCGTCTGGGAGATCACCCGGGACGGTGAGGTGTGCGGCAGCGGGGAGCTTCCGGTGCCAGTGCTCGAGCCTGGCGCGCAGGCCAGCGTGCCGTTGCCCACGCTGCCGGAGCCGGTCGAGGGGCCGGGAGAGGTCTGGCTCACCGTGTCCGCGCGGCTGCGCGCCCCGACGCCGTGGGCCGAGGCTGAGCACGAGGTGGCGTGGGGGCAGGGCCGGCTCACCCCGGAGCTACGCACTCCGCCGCAGAGCCCGGCCGCCGCCGGCCGCATGACCGGGAACGCACCTGCTGGCGCGGCCGCCGGGAACCCACCTGTTGGCGCCGCCCCCGGGAATGCACCTGCTGGCGCCAGACCCGCCGTGCTGCAGGTCGGCCCGGCGCGTCTGGATGCTCGGACCGGGGAGGTGCTCGCTCTCGGTGACTGGGAAGTCAGTGGCTTCGGACTGCACGTGTGGCGCGCCCCGACGGAGAACGACCGGGGCCAGGGAGAGCTGAACAACCTGGTGAAGGTGTGGCGCGCCGTCGGCCTGGACCGGATGGCCCACCGCACTACCAGCGTGACACCGCTCGAGCAGGGTCTGCAGGTCAGCGCACGGGTGGCGCCCGCCACCCAGGCGTTCGGGCTGGACGTCACCTACACCTGGACTCCGGCCGAGGACCACTCCGTGCGCCTGCAGGTGGGGGTCGCGCCCTATGGGCCGTGGCAGGACACCCCGATCGGTCACCATCAGGTGACGCTGCCGCGGCTGGGTCTGCGCCTGGAACTTCCCGCTGGACTGGACCAGGTGAGCTGGTTCGGGCTGGGCCCGGGGGAGAGTTACCGGGATAGCCACACTGCCGCCAAGGTGGGCAGCTACCGCGCCCGGATCGACGATCTGGACTTCGGCTACGTGGTGCCGCAGGAGAGTGGGAACCGGCACCGCACCCGCCGGCTCGAGCTCATCGGCCCGGGCTTCGCCCCGCTGCGGGTCAGCGGCGTGCCGACTTTCGACTTCAGCGCGCGCCGATGGTCGGACGAAGCACTCGACACCGCGGTCGCCGCGTACCAGCTCCGCGCCGAGGACCGGGTGTACCTGCATCTCGACCACGCCCAGCACGGCCTCGGCAGTTCCTCCTGCGGGCCCGCCACCCCGGCGCGCTACCGGGTCGAGCCCGCGGCCACCACGTTCACGGTGGTCTTCGCCACCGACGCACCCT